cctaaccaagaatagagaagattgggttaggaattgagtagagaaaaactataagaactaacaatacagaaaaaggaactaagaataggaatacctttgaaattgctatgaccgaactacacctcgaaaccgaaatacactctatgaaccttacttcctaagtgtctaataagcttagaatgacaaagcttataaccccaacccaagtgtttatcactctatagtcactagcacctagaaggctctgatcaatgcttgaagaatgaatgaaaaagcttggtgctaggtcctatttatagagttctaggaataaaaatcttctgattataatccaaatttaaatttaaatttaaaatagaatcctaacttctaactttctaaatcccgtaactctaaactcacctatagtaaaatcaacatatctggagctgtagaactccgatttagaatatctttataccgttagaaagataattaaattatctacaactttttcgaaataaaaattttcaaaattcataacataactgggtcaaaaataggtcggaagttacagtaccctaaatttacgaaaaatctaattaattatctaaatcacaaataaataaaatatctaaatcacaaataaataaaattgtgagtctaaatatctaaataaatatcatgctcctaacagattctggtgaagactaagtcttatatttcccttattaaaataataattccttaataatcatgcatatgacaagtgtcataatcctattggctctatctaaaccttaggaataactatgctcatgacaagtgtcatattcttattggatctatctaaaccttaggttataataattatcatattaataaccagcaatattaatcaaaccttatgttataattaatattcttaaactataggttaaacttataaaatccataactattgctaggagtttccaactaaatctcggcttgaaccaaaatccacaataatgaacatactataactaatactagctattactactactactactatctaactagctaagtaaattctgggactctacaaagtTGCACCTCAACCAATCCTAGCTTTAACTTTCTAGTCCCCATGCTTCAATTCCTAAGCCTTCTTTTCCAAAACTCCACAATCCTCAAgacacaagagagggagagagagaacgtgagagTAAGAGGGAGTGCTGAGATTTCTCATATATTTTGGGTTATTGTTGAAGCTTAATCTAACTATATCCTTtaacctaaagaccaaaatgcccctgaaGATAACTTAGCCCCTTTattgcccttaagggaaaaacgGTCATTTGCCCCGCTTCCTTCTAATTCCTCTAgtcgtcctacaaattcccaattaattccaatatgcccaactaattaccaaatacttattcgttAACCAATAATCCCAGATATtcactaagttcccaaaataccactaggctcaccccgagccgggtattaaaccatgttatgactatttcgctcactaggattgcctcgagaaGAACGCTGcaagtatatccacataatattgtggttccaatcatttaacacatacaatcacatttatgccctcaacaggccaaaattacaaatatgcccttattaacaagaacgggcatgcatatttaatactcataaatatgcatttatattcatattatcatataaatcatgcatgccacgtagtcacacatttaatcaattaatcacacacatacatccaattatgccctctcgacacactaatcaaggcactaaaccttattagtatttttgggatgttacagtaaGATAGGAAGCAAAGCGGCTTTAGAGATGAAGGAAGAGGATTTGATAGGTAACTCATCAAATAAGTGGTACATTATTCGTAAAAATTTTGTGACCCAAGGTAGGCTTCCAAGGGGGTATGAATTGGAAAATTAAtctaaaaacaaaaatttaactCAATTTTTAATTTATGATAAACTTGACATGATTCTGCTTATCTATTATGTGAATTATTGAAAAATTTAGTAGTAAATTCAATGTTAATTGGTTTGCGTAGTCCTATTCATAGgggaaactctgctgaaattttagaaaaatactTAATACTGAAGAAATTTCTACAAATGCATTTGGGAGAGCCTTTACGAACATACATGTGTctatttcaagtttttttttacaCTAACCTTCTTAGAACTAACAATGCATGTAGAGCGTACAACTAATATTATATCCAAATGGTTGATGACAATGGATAGACCAAGGCAGATTCACTTTATTCATTGGAACGTGAAGTAATAACTCAGTGAATATAATCTTTTAaccatataattaattttaactttattttttttagtatttattgAATGCTAGGGATCGTTATGAAATTAGGAAATATCGTATTTCTCGACCCATTGAGAGTACACAAACGTCGTCCAAAAATTGATACAATGATGACGAGGTAAATTTTAAAGTTTAAATTATTACTTTttctataatttttatttttatagtgCATATCAAAAGGCGTCTTTAAATCTAACACTTGGGACATTTTCAAAGATCTTCAATATTCAGTGTCCAAAACAGCAAAATAGTTATGAACATTGATACGCACAGGATCTTGTAAGGGCAGCAAATGCGGTGAGAGAGTCCTAAAAGAtaaaatatgtttatgtttttttataggtTATTTTGTTTTAAGATAATTCATAttttcattaatttttatttgtcaatcttACAGTTTGGTGGGGAAAGATGAGTACAGTGAGATCGACGACCTCCTACAAATACAACATGAATAATTAACAAGATTGATGACTTTCATTTATTATTAGAGACCTATTTTGTTTATATGTATGAACACTTTAGACTAGAAAACTTTTATAAATTTTAAGTTTacaaattttgtgattttaattattttaggtaaaaattaagtcaattttttttttatcaatggaaaaattaaattatatacatTAAACTAAAATAGATTTATATGTATGAAAATAATTacaaaactaaaatatatattcggtcatttaaaatatatatatttagtttgcaatattaaaataaaaatgaatagaCTTCGGTTGTTTGGTAAAAATTGAAGTCTATTCATACCTTTTAACGTCGATTTTTACCAAATGACTGAAGTTAAAAGTTTTAAATCCACTCAAATTCCAAATAACCGAAGTTTGTTCCTCCATTTTAAACTTTGGTTTTTGAGTACTTTTAACTTTGCGTGGATAGACTTTGATTCCTATTTATACGAGAACCAAAGTCtatcacttaaaaaaaatagagtttaaaaTCCTTACCCCAGTAGTGAGGTTTcctataaaaagaaaaaagaaaaataaacctGTGATTTTTTAGGggattaaatattatttttttaaattccaTAAAAGGAAAattggtttatatatttttaaaagagTTTTATCAGATCCAATCTCCATTCTTTACATTTTTTAACACTTAGGTCCAAAAAGTTGATTTTTTATGAGTTAGGTCTCAAAcattttcaaatcgtatcatttagatccctaaatgctatttttatttcatttttcttttaaaatatataaaatattcaaattaaaTGGTGAATcatattcttaaaatatttgaacatttaatttatgacaataacaaacataacatgagaaaaaaaatattttcatgacatttttaaaaatacataatattttttaaaattaaattaatgtttcattaaaaaaaatatcattacctacattgttgtttttataattaatagtaataactatattatctcgattatcttgatattatcaatttttattatgtttatgcttgtttatttCATACTTTTTTTTAAACTTAATAGTGTATGTAAAGttatttatgtgtatatttatatatatatatatatgtatatcctAGTTTTAGCACGAGTCTTTTATGCAGCTCGTGTACATCTGGCAAATATAGACAGCAGAAAGAGCCAAGGAGTCTATGTATTCTCCATGAAGACAACACGGTTCCCGTGCTTCTGGCACGAGCTAGGATACATAAATTAATGAGCTCGAGACTTATGAACTGTATAAGGCATGGCCTCCCGGGTGCTAGCTCGACGGGATATTTAGCTTGTGATAGGGTGAAGATATGGCGTGTTCACGGTCTCTTGGAAACCTGGACACGTAATATAGTCATACATGGTCAGATATGAGATGTCCGACGATCCCTGAAGATCTGGATACATTATACACGTTATGTGGTTGTGTATGGCCAGATATGGCATGACTGGGAATCCCTGAAGATCCGGATACGTTAAACACGTTGTTCGATTGTGAATGGTCAGACATGGCATGACCGTTGATCCCTGAGGATCCAGGATCAGTTTCATTCCATGATCAGACCACGCCTTAGGATAAATTGGAATATTTATAATACATGTAAGATATATGAAAATGGGTGATTGAGTCACGTGAGATCCCAAAAATCCTGTCCAAAGGATTgcctctataaatactgagataTTGGATAGGAAGAAGAGAGAGGTTTTTCGgtaatacaaaaactctgtcaaaatttagagagaaaaatagtaataatatagactcgtggactaggtcgattttaaccaccgaaccaTATAAAAAGTCGAGTGTTCTTGAAAGTTCTTTTCTAGTCTctttaatatcattttattatcacgGTTtgtcattaagcactaattcatcccagctattttcataattcaatgttggcgaaaaaccgcgtcaacaatatatatGATTTGTTATAAGTTGCATcatagaaaaaaattacaaaataaaaataaatatttacatgataaatattgataatctcgtgatagttcagttattaatattaaaaaaatataggtaagaattttttgtaatgaaaaattaatttaatttgtaaacctattaattttttttatatgtcatgaaaatattttttttcaatgtcatgtttGGTATTGTCAAAAATTAAGTGGTCTAATTCtttttttaagattgattcacttttttatattttatttatgtattttgaaagaaaaaagaaataaaacataGTAAATGATACGCTTTGAAATGGTTGGGATCTAACTGATACAAAATTAATTTTGAGGACTTAAATATTACAAAGtgtaaaaaataattaatgcagctgaaaaaaaaaacatttagaaaaaaagtaaaagataaacaaatataatGGCAATTGTGAGTGCAAATCTTTAAAATTGTTTGAGCaagcactacaacaaatttgacatacaatgactccctacaatgtcttacaccattggtgtaagacattaaaacttatcaggggttttaaatgtctaatggtgtaagacattgaaagtttttattaatgactacaattggaagacattaaaaatggtggaagacgttggaaataggttgagaagtggccagggggacatctaatgtctcccactgggagacgtgggacacgtggcacgtctcccactgggagacattgaatgtatagatgggtacatccaacgtctcccactgggagacgtgggacacgtggcacgtctcccactgggagacattgaatgtatagaggggtacatccaacgtctcccactgggagacgtgggacacgtggcacgtctcccaatgggagacgttggatgtacccctctatacattcaatgtctcccagtgggagacgtgccacgtgtcccacgtctcccagtgggagacgttggatgtccccctggccatttaatgaattttgggtcttcttcttcctcataacaccaaacagagagagcacaccaaacagagagcacgaaaggggctgcgattttagggttttcaaggttagttttttttaatttttatgaattttagttaattattttgataaaaaaatcataggtttagcattaggatgagtaatatacatgattttgtgttaattttacatttttatgcatttttttctatacattgttagatttatttgtttttccatggaggttttttttatagatttaagatttcatagtttttttttaatttaacctatcacattgtatatatttcattataatatacatgttcatgattttttttaatttttatcattatttatttcgaaatttagatatatttttgtatgtatatttaaactttttttttttaaattctaactattttgttatatatatagttattatgttaaaataaatttattaaataattttaaaaatataaatatatgcaaaaatttatgtttttgttgattattgagattttaggttatgaaattttttattaattttttgtttaggttataattagtggctcattggagtttttttttatttgtttaccaatcaattacttattaggaatttagtgatatttgtttagtaatgtttaacatattaattaatttaatttcgtaggttgtgatttttgtggtgagattttagagagtactttgcatcaaaacttctatatctatcaatcacacatttgaggtaattaagtttctaaaattataataataagttatatattgctagatatttagtgatattttatttattatttattaatttatttatattggtttgtggatttaatagcgaattcgattactacttgaagtaattttgctagcttttgaattattaattgcaagaggtaaatatatattctcttacttctacttttaatattattaaacaaatgttagaagagtttgaatatcttaaatattcatccatagtgaagtaggttctgagattaaaattgtgtgctgcggtgataacggaaggttgagaacttgtgtgtattagtgaagtaggttctgagaaatttgactgtgtgctgcggagctataaggaagaaacttattgtatgttgtttgaattgtttgttttgctattcacatgtagatggttaggtcactattataggggaaatgctgcccgattttatctaggataataaacaattaattttatataggcattctataaggaagaaacttattgtatgttgtttgaattgtttgttttgttattcacatgcagatggttaggtcactattataggggaaatgctgcccgatattatttaggataataaacgattagttgagaacgggcattacttgattgaacatgcgagtcccaggcattacttgagaacggtattattaattaaaatttacaaattatttttgaaactataaatgtaatcaaataattaattaatatattttactttatatttcttgcagctaacaagcacatcatatacagaggcacaaattgatgagttgcgacaagaatgggcgacatatatgttgccgataatccaaagttaccgacctcgttgataggtttttttttaattttttaactctttcttcacacacaatgcaatatttgttcattttgaatatttctaacaaatattgtatttcttgtatatatctaacaaatatatttttttatttcaatttaaattaatattatttcaatttaattaatttaaatttagattaaaataatttcaatttaaatttatattatttcaatttaattaattattaaattaatttcaatttagattaaaataatttcaatttaaattaaaataatttcaatttaaattaatattatttcaatttaattaattattaaatcaaattaaaataatattaattataaatttatttaatttattttttttaaatgtgggagactttcaatgtctcccattgggagaggtgggagacttcccacgtctcccaatggaagAGGTGCAAAGTCAaatgttgactttccacctctcccattgggagacgtgggaagtgactcacctctcccaatgggagacgtgggatgtctcctagggacttcccacgtctcccattgggagaggtgagtcacttcccacgtctcccaatgggagaggtggaaagtcaacgtttgactttccacctctcccagtgggagacgtgggaagtgaggcacgtctcccaatgggagacgtgggatatatacctacaatgaccctagcaacaacgtctcactaagtgggagacattgtagacttccaatgtctcccaattaaagtcataaaacctctattttgttgtagtgaaggTGCATTTTGACTTGGCCTCAATACCCTAATTTTAGTAAAATATACATCAATGCGTAGGTCTTTAatatcttttattatttcaccGAAATTACAAAGCAATATAACACAACATCATCAGAGATACAACTTATAACAACGCCACATGAAAGAAACGACAAATACATTCCAATAGTTTTTATTGAAGATAGAGCACagcagatttattttttattatatatatatgcgcTAGATTGAAATAGTGGAAGGAAACCATAGAAAATTAGTCTGGTCAGGGAAGAAATGACAGACAGGTCCCATGCCAGGACCATATCCAAGCACGGTGAACGAAACGTGATGTGGGTCCCACTGAGAGGTATCCATGTGACAAATGGAAATGGCATTAACGATGTCTCCCTTTTGGCCCCTTAATGACATTTTGAAGAACTTCCAGTCCCTCATGCTATGGCATAAATACACAGCGTAAGGAAACTCCATAACATGGCATGCTACCATCTTGGGGGATGTTATCTCCTCCAGATCCTCCAAAACGGTGTAGTTTTGGAAAATCGCATGGGAAAAATCATTGTAGGAGGTCGTTGTCAGATGTGTCAAACCGTGACCGAAGTTGTCCAATCCGAAGATGCCACGTACGAATTCAAGCATTGACTCGAAGGAAGTAGCACAGATCCTTGTTTCTCCATCTACGCCTCCGGACTCACAGGTCTGGAGAGTCGCCTCCATGGCTTTGGCTGTTTGTGAGCCTTGAGGGATTGAGAATAGCCTAAGAATGTTGGGAAGTTCCTTTGAGGAGAATGGAACAGAGTAATCCCCTAAATGCCTTGGCAAAATGGGAGCAGTATGTTTCTTCTTTGGAAAATAAATGGCCTTCGTTAGGCCCACTTTTAGGTCCTTCAAGTTGAAAACAATCGATTGTTGTTGTTCTAGTTCTGTAAGCTCAAGAtcggatgatgatgatgatccatCACCATGGACATGCATATGCATGTGCATATGACCATGTCCATGTCCATGGCCGCGACGATCATCATCATTGCCTTCTCTTCCCAACTCACGAGGTAGTCGTAGATACATATAGTTACTTCTTTTCACATCATTGTAATCTTCGTTGTTCCACTTCCACTGTTCTTCTAATTTCGTCTCTCTACATTCACCTCCCCATGATGAAAAGTACTGCTGCAAAATTAAACCACAGGGAGCTCTTGAATATccatatattaattatataattaaaattctaAGCTGAGTACGTAATCAAAACAGACCTTCCAATATGGTGTTTGTTGTGTATAGCTAATACAgataattcaatcttaatttaTGTAATTACAGAAAATAATTCAAGATTAATTAGCAGAAAATTTCTTGATTTGATTTTCTTCTACTACGTACGTACAGGTAGTTATGATGATGAGCTAAAGATCAGAATTAAGAATCATTACCAGGAGGACAAGGAACAAACACCAGGAAGCCAACCCCATCGTTATGTTTCTTTCGTAAAACTTTTGCTTATGATAATCAAACACTTCTTAAATTGCTAAGAAAATAAATGTGTAcatgtatttatatatacatatttatataaatttatacttATAGAGTTGGTACGATGTCACAATCGTTAtattatctttttataagaaaaaaaaatgataacaacAGTTGTATTTTCGTTTTTTTAATGTTTAAATGAATGTAAATAATGATATGTTGTTGGAAAAATTGTATATATTTGGTAATATATAATGATACCATTCCAAAATAATTGACTACTCATATTATGTttctatattaatagttaccattTCTAAGTACTGTGTTATAAGAAAAAGACCTTTTAGCCCTAGTTTTAAACTCACTGTAAAATCATTTAGCGTCAGTATCAGTCATGGTGCTAAAACCACACGATTGATCTTATTTTAGTGTTAGTGTTGTATTGACGCTATTAGTTTTATAGCATCAGCAAAAACTTTAGCTTCAAATTGGCACGTGACAAcaatttggtaatttaatactcttgaagaatatttatgtaatttctatgtttatgtgatattaatATTAGAGGAGTGCTAAAGAGATTATTTTCCACTATTTTTTATACTTTCTTTACTTTTCGACATGTGTCACTTTTCAAAAAATGTATACCAATACTTAATAATTAGTCATGATATTATAATTATAGGACAATTCTCCTATAGATATTTCACTTTAAGCTTTATCGATggagctctcagtgtttctcgatccgtgaacattttttggtgtaatttttttatgactgtgtatattgtagctatttagagcatcctgcaaattttcagaaaatttcgaatagtttacagtaccgaaaactaggttcaaacatgttgttttccacacgcataaaaaaaattagtcacgcgtgtaacaacatgtttgaacttagttttcagtactgtaaactattcagaattttctgaaaatttgcagaatgctctaaatagctataatatacacagtcataaaaaaaattacaccgAAAACTATTCGCGGATTAAGAACACTGAAAGTCATACCCGTATGGCTTAAAATAAAGAcctataaaaaaattcccctataaTTATATTACACTTATGCAACTTTATTAACTAAATTACTCTACTCATTTTTTAACATACAAATAAACGTGTCTTTTAGAAAATCTCACAAGAGATCTTTTCCACCCAAATATAAGACAAAAGGTAACTAATTCAGTGCCTAGTTACTTTATTATTTCTTTCTCTTTATATATATTAAGTTAATGAGGTCATTTCCTTTTGtttgtttatataaataaatataattatagtATTGAAATAAGGCaggttccatttttatttttgtatttatcttttaTTATGTTTGTATATTATATTAAGTTGACATTGACAAGAGGCGTAGGCTATTTTCTCTTTTTCGTATTtgtttatctttttaattttctttctttccaatACTTTCTTTAGAGAccaaaattaataataacaaattaggtttatgtctttttagattttgtgttttgcttcattatctgtttggatcttatattttaataaattattttttggaccctgtattttctaaaatagttcaaatagactcctaaacCTGGTTTTGATCAAAAAaaattttaactaaaatcacaaataattcatcaaactaacaattcaaaacaaaaatacagtcattctgactgtgttgttatattcaattttttttcatcaaaatcaggtttatgggcatatttgaaccattttacaaaacacagggtccaaaaaataatttgtcaaaacacaaagtccaaacaagtaatgaggcaaaacacaagtctaaaaatgtataaaccctaacaaatttattaaatataaCTCCTAAcaattatatatgatatatactacttcattttattttttgttcttATTATATTGACTATTTTACTGTTGTCATATAGTCATATATCACATACATTtaaattattactttttttttaaatcctaATTTTCATCCTCCCTTAAGTGAAAAAATTAGTTGAGTGATTTAACTAAAGTGACATAAGTGTAATAAGATTATAGTTCGGTGACTAATtattaaatacaaataaatattactttaaatatgacacttgtcataaaaAGAGAGAATGCAAAAGAGAGTGAAGAAGAGAGTCTCCTTAACATTCATCTAATATCTGAGTAAGATATTTTATGTTGAAAATATGCTCGGGTTATGTATAAAATTGACGAATCACGGTTTCCTTCAAGTGTCCGGGGTTGTATTGCCATGATATTCTTTTTAAATAAGGGTCATAATAGAATAAAGAGAAATTATGGGGATAAGTTAATTTTGCATTATGAAAACCAATAGTTTAATGAggaattacttttaagggcatgagGATATGTTTGTTTAAGTGAAAGTTAAGGGTAACATGGTAATTAATCATTTAGggttttactatatatatatatatattagagggTGAGTAAAAGGTTAGTTTTACACTCACTATTTGAACTTGGTGGTTGTTCTACACATGAAACTAAGTAGAGATATCTCTCTCTAGACTAGGGTTCAAGATCTAAGAAAGAAGAAGGATTTCTTCATATATGTATGGATCATTAAACACTCGTGTAGGGGCTCATTTAGGATGCATTGGGAGAAGATTTTCATGGCTTAGATTGTTGTGCATGATATTGGTAAGAACTTTTCAGACTTTTAAAGTTTCCATGATTATTCTTCTTGAAGCTTTGGGTTATGTTAATTGTGGATTTGATTAGAAAGCATAATAGGATGTGATGATTGGTTTTATATGCATATTATAGACTGGGTAGTTAATATATAatggttagaaacatgctagggtcgAATTCATTAAGTTATGATTGTTGTTTTGGTGATTGGAATGATAGCTTGGGGAATAAGATGAAGTTAGGGTTCTTAAAACCTAACCATGCAAGAACATGGGTTGATTGCATGAATGTGTTTTTGATGATGTTTTGCATGTTAGATCAAGTTAGGAATGTTATGTGGTTGATTTAGG
The Humulus lupulus chromosome 6, drHumLupu1.1, whole genome shotgun sequence DNA segment above includes these coding regions:
- the LOC133782124 gene encoding BURP domain protein USPL1-like isoform X2, whose product is MGLASWCLFLVLLYFSSWGGECRETKLEEQWKWNNEDYNDVKRSNYMYLRLPRELGREGNDDDRRGHGHGHGHMHMHMHVHGDGSSSSSDLELTELEQQQSIVFNLKDLKVGLTKAIYFPKKKHTAPILPRHLGDYSVPFSSKELPNILRLFSIPQGSQTAKAMEATLQTCESGGVDGETRICATSFESMLEFVRGIFGLDNFGHGLTHLTTTSYNDFSHAIFQNYTVLEDLEEITSPKMVACHVMEFPYAVYLCHSMRDWKFFKMSLRGQKGDIVNAISICHMDTSQWDPHHVSFTVLGYGPGMGPVCHFFPDQTNFLWFPSTISI
- the LOC133782124 gene encoding BURP domain protein USPL1-like isoform X1; protein product: MGLASWCLFLVLLQYFSSWGGECRETKLEEQWKWNNEDYNDVKRSNYMYLRLPRELGREGNDDDRRGHGHGHGHMHMHMHVHGDGSSSSSDLELTELEQQQSIVFNLKDLKVGLTKAIYFPKKKHTAPILPRHLGDYSVPFSSKELPNILRLFSIPQGSQTAKAMEATLQTCESGGVDGETRICATSFESMLEFVRGIFGLDNFGHGLTHLTTTSYNDFSHAIFQNYTVLEDLEEITSPKMVACHVMEFPYAVYLCHSMRDWKFFKMSLRGQKGDIVNAISICHMDTSQWDPHHVSFTVLGYGPGMGPVCHFFPDQTNFLWFPSTISI